In Brevibacillus brevis NBRC 100599, a single genomic region encodes these proteins:
- the trmD gene encoding tRNA (guanosine(37)-N1)-methyltransferase TrmD: MRIDIFTLFPEMFTGVLSSSILGKASEKELVDFHVTNFRDFSESKHGTVDDTPYGGGGGMVLKPEPLFRAVEGLTGEKKPRVILMCPQGVPYHQKLAEELAQEEHLVFICGHYEGYDERIREHLVTDEISIGDYVLTGGELAAMVVIDSVVRLQPGALGNQTSAVEDSFSTGLLEYPHYTRPAEFRGWKVPDVLLSGHHANIESWRLKESLRRTKARRPDLLEKLALTDEMKKLLAELEQEKK, translated from the coding sequence ATGCGGATCGATATTTTTACGCTCTTTCCCGAAATGTTTACAGGTGTTTTGTCCAGCAGCATTTTGGGAAAGGCAAGCGAAAAAGAACTGGTTGATTTTCATGTCACCAATTTTCGTGATTTCTCCGAGAGCAAGCACGGTACGGTAGATGACACCCCTTATGGCGGTGGCGGGGGAATGGTCTTGAAGCCTGAGCCGTTGTTCCGGGCCGTAGAAGGCTTGACGGGAGAGAAAAAACCGCGAGTGATTTTGATGTGTCCACAGGGTGTGCCTTATCATCAGAAGTTGGCAGAAGAGTTAGCGCAAGAGGAGCATCTTGTCTTCATTTGCGGTCATTATGAAGGGTACGACGAGCGAATTCGTGAGCATCTCGTCACGGATGAGATCTCGATTGGTGACTACGTTCTGACTGGGGGAGAACTTGCGGCGATGGTCGTCATTGACAGTGTCGTTCGTTTGCAACCAGGAGCGTTGGGAAACCAGACATCAGCCGTTGAGGATTCCTTTTCAACAGGACTGCTCGAGTACCCTCATTACACAAGACCGGCAGAATTTCGCGGCTGGAAAGTGCCAGATGTACTGTTGTCAGGGCATCACGCCAATATTGAAAGCTGGCGGTTAAAAGAATCACTGCGTCGAACAAAAGCACGGCGTCCAGATTTGTTAGAAAAGCTGGCGCTGACAGATGAAATGAAAAAGCTATTGGCTGAATTGGAACAGGAAAAAAAGTAG
- the ftsY gene encoding signal recognition particle-docking protein FtsY — protein sequence MSFFKRLRDAIVQKSEEVTQKFTDGLAKTRDLLVEKVEDLVRRYKKIDDDFFDELEEILITSDVGVNTVMELIDDLRIEVRKQKIENAIDLQPILSEKLVALLKNDDAADTALNVEDGRLNVILFVGVNGVGKTTTIGKMAHMFKQQDKKVLLAAGDTFRAAAIEQLEVWGERVGVDVIKQQQGSDPAAVIYDAIQAAKSRQVDVLLCDTAGRLQNKVNLMEELAKVHRVLQRELPGAPHEVLLVLDATTGQNALSQAKTFGQSAGVTGLVLTKLDGTAKGGIVIAIRNELNIPVKYVGLGERMDDLQQFDPEQFVHALFAGLIQKDETEEQENA from the coding sequence ATGAGTTTTTTCAAGCGCCTTCGTGATGCTATTGTCCAAAAATCCGAAGAGGTCACCCAGAAGTTTACGGATGGTTTGGCGAAAACGAGAGACCTGCTAGTAGAAAAAGTAGAGGATCTGGTACGTCGCTACAAAAAGATCGACGATGACTTTTTCGATGAATTAGAAGAAATTTTGATTACATCCGATGTGGGCGTCAATACCGTAATGGAGCTCATAGACGACCTGCGGATAGAGGTGCGCAAGCAAAAAATCGAGAATGCGATCGACCTGCAGCCGATTCTCTCAGAAAAACTGGTTGCCCTTTTGAAAAATGATGATGCTGCGGATACGGCTCTGAACGTAGAGGACGGTCGTCTGAACGTCATTTTGTTCGTAGGGGTCAATGGAGTAGGGAAAACAACCACAATCGGTAAAATGGCGCATATGTTCAAGCAGCAAGATAAAAAAGTGCTGCTGGCAGCAGGTGACACATTCCGTGCAGCAGCGATTGAACAGCTAGAGGTTTGGGGAGAGCGTGTAGGAGTTGACGTAATCAAGCAGCAACAAGGCTCTGATCCGGCTGCCGTGATCTACGATGCGATTCAGGCAGCGAAATCCCGACAGGTCGATGTGCTGTTGTGCGATACCGCAGGTCGCTTGCAAAACAAAGTCAATCTCATGGAAGAGCTGGCGAAGGTACATCGCGTATTGCAACGCGAATTGCCAGGAGCTCCGCACGAGGTTTTGCTAGTTTTGGACGCTACCACAGGGCAAAATGCGCTTTCGCAGGCGAAAACGTTTGGTCAGTCTGCTGGAGTAACAGGTTTAGTCCTGACCAAGCTGGATGGTACAGCAAAGGGCGGTATCGTCATTGCGATTCGCAACGAGCTGAACATTCCGGTGAAATACGTAGGGTTGGGTGAAAGAATGGATGACTTGCAGCAGTTTGATCCTGAGCAATTTGTTCATGCGTTATTCGCTGGATTGATTCAAAAAGATGAAACAGAAGAGCAGGAAAATGCGTAA
- the ffh gene encoding signal recognition particle protein, translating to MAFESLANRLQNAFDKLRGRGKIDETIVNEAMREVRLALLEADVNFKVVKDFVARVKERAVGQEVMKSLTPGQMVIKIVNEELVALMGGNVAQLTMAHRPPTVIMMAGLQGAGKTTTTGKLAKYLQKQNRKPLLVAGDIYRPAAIKQLQVLGEQLNVPVFTLGDQVSPVEIARQAIEHAKTNHLDVVLIDTAGRLHIDEALMDELKQIREVTKPDEILLVVDAMTGQDAVNVAESFNSQLELTGVVLTKLDGDTRGGAALSVKAVTGKPIKFAAMGEKLDALEPFHPDRMASRILGMGDVLSLIEKAQASVDEDKARDMERQMRQGEFTFDMFLDSMQQLRNLGPFEDILGMLPGMNKMKGKMNVDEKQIARVEAIAKSMTKQERANPDLLNASRRKRIASGSGTSIQEVNRFLKQFEEMKKMMKQFSGAADKMVKKSKKKGFGLPFMGKGGGNNQGGMNLPFNFKPPFK from the coding sequence ATGGCGTTTGAGAGCTTAGCCAATCGGCTGCAAAACGCGTTTGACAAACTGCGCGGCAGAGGGAAAATAGACGAGACCATCGTGAATGAAGCGATGCGTGAAGTTCGTCTGGCCCTGCTGGAAGCAGACGTTAACTTTAAAGTAGTAAAAGACTTCGTTGCTCGTGTCAAGGAGCGCGCAGTCGGTCAGGAAGTCATGAAAAGCCTGACGCCTGGTCAAATGGTGATCAAGATCGTGAACGAAGAGCTGGTCGCTCTGATGGGTGGCAACGTCGCTCAGCTCACGATGGCGCACCGCCCGCCGACCGTCATCATGATGGCAGGTCTGCAAGGGGCAGGTAAAACAACCACAACCGGTAAGCTGGCCAAGTATTTGCAAAAGCAAAACCGCAAGCCGCTTCTGGTAGCGGGAGACATTTACCGTCCTGCTGCGATCAAGCAGCTTCAGGTTTTAGGGGAGCAACTCAATGTTCCCGTCTTCACTCTCGGTGATCAAGTCAGTCCTGTCGAAATCGCTCGCCAAGCGATTGAACACGCGAAGACGAATCATCTCGACGTAGTCCTCATCGATACCGCAGGTCGCCTGCATATTGACGAAGCGCTGATGGACGAGTTGAAACAGATTCGCGAGGTAACCAAGCCCGATGAGATTTTGCTCGTCGTGGACGCGATGACAGGTCAAGATGCCGTCAATGTAGCAGAGAGCTTTAATAGCCAGCTCGAACTGACTGGTGTGGTTCTCACAAAGCTCGACGGTGATACCCGAGGCGGTGCGGCACTATCCGTCAAAGCTGTCACTGGCAAGCCGATTAAATTCGCGGCCATGGGTGAAAAGCTAGATGCGCTCGAACCGTTCCATCCGGATCGTATGGCTTCCCGTATTTTGGGTATGGGGGACGTACTCAGCCTGATTGAAAAAGCACAGGCATCCGTGGATGAAGACAAAGCACGCGATATGGAACGCCAAATGCGTCAAGGTGAGTTTACCTTCGACATGTTCTTGGATTCCATGCAGCAGCTTCGCAACCTGGGTCCTTTTGAAGACATTCTCGGCATGCTGCCAGGAATGAACAAGATGAAGGGCAAAATGAACGTGGATGAAAAGCAGATTGCCCGCGTTGAAGCGATCGCCAAATCCATGACCAAACAAGAGCGCGCGAATCCTGATTTATTGAATGCCAGCCGTCGCAAGCGTATCGCAAGCGGAAGCGGAACGAGTATTCAAGAAGTCAATCGATTCCTCAAGCAGTTCGAGGAAATGAAAAAGATGATGAAGCAATTCTCAGGCGCTGCTGATAAGATGGTCAAGAAGTCGAAGAAAAAAGGCTTCGGATTACCTTTCATGGGAAAAGGCGGAGGCAACAACCAGGGCGGGATGAACTTACCCTTTAACTTCAAGCCACCGTTCAAGTAA
- the rimM gene encoding ribosome maturation factor RimM (Essential for efficient processing of 16S rRNA): MNTLSQNSFYGVGKLVNTHGLRGEVRVTPTTDFPDQRFRKGNELYLFHPTLSEPLKLKIASRRPHKNFEIVSFHGFEHINDIEKYKGGELKIPAEALMELEEDEFYIHQLVGCVVVTDEGEELGKIVDVMQPGANDVWVVKGKRGEILLPYIDECIKEVDITNKRVVCHLMEGLL; encoded by the coding sequence ATGAACACGTTGAGCCAAAATAGCTTTTACGGGGTAGGCAAACTGGTTAATACGCATGGCCTGCGTGGTGAAGTACGTGTAACACCAACGACTGACTTTCCAGATCAGCGCTTTCGCAAAGGAAATGAGCTGTACTTGTTCCATCCGACACTCAGTGAGCCGCTAAAATTGAAAATCGCTTCCCGTCGCCCGCATAAAAACTTTGAGATCGTGAGCTTTCATGGCTTTGAGCATATTAACGATATCGAAAAGTACAAGGGCGGAGAGTTGAAGATTCCAGCGGAAGCGCTGATGGAATTAGAAGAGGACGAGTTCTACATTCATCAGCTCGTCGGCTGCGTCGTCGTAACCGACGAGGGCGAAGAACTGGGGAAAATCGTGGATGTCATGCAGCCAGGAGCAAACGATGTGTGGGTAGTGAAGGGGAAACGCGGAGAAATCTTGTTGCCGTATATCGATGAATGCATCAAGGAAGTGGACATCACGAACAAACGTGTGGTCTGCCATCTGATGGAAGGCTTGCTGTAG
- the rpsP gene encoding 30S ribosomal protein S16, whose translation MAVKIRLKRMGSKKAPFYRVVVADSRSPRDGRFIEEIGYYNPVAQPAVVKIDTDKAVQWILNGAAPTDTVRNLLSKEGVMAKVHETKYGK comes from the coding sequence ATGGCAGTAAAAATCCGTCTGAAGCGTATGGGTTCCAAGAAAGCTCCTTTCTACCGTGTAGTAGTAGCTGACTCCCGTTCCCCACGCGATGGCCGTTTCATTGAAGAAATCGGTTACTACAATCCGGTTGCTCAACCGGCAGTGGTGAAAATTGATACCGACAAAGCGGTACAATGGATCCTGAATGGTGCAGCTCCAACTGATACCGTTCGTAACCTTCTCTCCAAAGAAGGCGTTATGGCTAAAGTGCACGAAACCAAATACGGCAAGTAA
- the ylqF gene encoding ribosome biogenesis GTPase YlqF yields MTIQWFPGHMAKARRQVTEKLKLIDVVIELLDARLPLSSRNPMIDEIVSDKPRLILLNKADLADERATDEWIAYFRKQGIRTLPIDALSGKGVSKLPEMCKELAADMLAKRSERGMQGRAIRIMILGIPNVGKSSLINRLSKRSVAATGDRPAVTKAQQWVKMGDTLELLDTPGILWPKFEDQMVGLRLAASGAIKDELIDFTEVALFVISYMMHYYPERLIERFKLKELPEDRVEMLEEIGKKRGCLVSGGNIDYDKAAEIFLRELRSGKLGTVSVERPIDWEMDEPIGKPVSFPE; encoded by the coding sequence ATGACGATCCAATGGTTTCCTGGCCATATGGCTAAAGCACGTCGTCAAGTAACGGAAAAGCTGAAATTAATTGATGTAGTCATCGAGCTTCTCGATGCACGTCTGCCGCTTTCCAGCCGCAATCCGATGATTGACGAGATTGTCAGTGATAAACCACGTTTGATATTACTTAATAAAGCAGATTTGGCGGATGAACGGGCAACAGATGAGTGGATCGCTTATTTTCGCAAGCAAGGCATTCGCACATTGCCGATTGATGCCCTGAGTGGAAAAGGTGTCAGCAAGCTGCCAGAAATGTGTAAGGAGCTAGCTGCTGACATGCTGGCAAAGCGCAGTGAGCGGGGGATGCAAGGTCGTGCCATTCGCATTATGATCTTGGGGATTCCCAATGTCGGCAAGTCTTCCCTCATTAACCGCCTGTCCAAGCGCTCAGTAGCGGCAACAGGTGATCGTCCGGCGGTAACCAAGGCGCAACAATGGGTGAAAATGGGCGATACACTGGAGCTTCTCGATACGCCTGGTATTCTTTGGCCGAAATTTGAAGATCAGATGGTAGGTCTGCGATTGGCGGCAAGTGGGGCAATTAAAGACGAGCTCATCGATTTTACGGAGGTAGCATTATTTGTTATCAGCTACATGATGCACTACTATCCGGAACGCCTGATCGAACGCTTCAAGCTAAAAGAATTGCCTGAGGATCGAGTAGAAATGCTCGAAGAAATCGGGAAGAAGCGCGGATGCCTCGTTTCTGGCGGAAATATCGACTACGACAAGGCAGCGGAAATTTTCCTGCGTGAGCTGCGTTCCGGCAAGCTGGGAACGGTCTCTGTCGAGCGCCCGATTGACTGGGAAATGGACGAACCGATTGGTAAGCCAGTATCTTTTCCAGAATAA
- a CDS encoding Ig-like domain-containing protein has translation MKKIKNNLMKNVSLAVAAICTVQFSVTGIASAQVATPQSIQAYSMVASTNGLKASVGSLNVTIGDTETIRLTYNGSPIDNALVDWEIGSSSIASVSNGIVYGKKVGTTVVTAKYNGYRATVRVTVDRAQTLEATKTEVSVKKGKKTNVSLKFAGSSIPGSKATWKTADKTVATVDDGDIKGVGEGSTVITASYKDQEVEIHVDVEGGGNSDGKLEADVTKLKLEKGDKETIKLTYDDDKLSGSKATWKTSKSSVATVNDDGVVTAKSKGTATITAKYKGYEVEIEVYVDTDSSGKLEADETSISLKKGDRDTIQLRYDDDKLSGSKATWKTSNSSVATVDDGVVTAKGQGTATITASYKGDKVEIRVKVDYNNSGKLEVNDSSISLKKGERETLTLKYDGSTISNSNASWSTSKSSVATVSSSGTITATGKGKATITAQYKGEKVEIEVTVDGSSSGDLEADETKITLKKGEKETVKLRYDGDTISNSKATWKTSKSSVATVSSSGTITAKGNGTATITATYKGEKVEIEVKVGSKSSGKLEADDTSISMKKGDSEKITLTYDGDDISSTKAKWKSDKTSVASVSSSGVVKAKKKGKATITAEYKGYEVEIEVTVK, from the coding sequence ATGAAAAAGATTAAGAACAATCTAATGAAAAACGTCTCCTTAGCAGTAGCAGCTATTTGTACTGTTCAGTTTTCAGTTACTGGCATTGCTTCTGCACAAGTTGCGACACCACAATCTATTCAAGCTTATAGCATGGTAGCAAGTACTAATGGGTTGAAAGCAAGCGTAGGCTCTTTGAACGTCACGATTGGAGACACAGAAACCATTCGCCTTACTTATAATGGCAGCCCTATCGATAACGCATTGGTTGATTGGGAAATTGGCAGCTCCAGCATCGCTTCTGTTAGCAATGGGATTGTGTACGGTAAGAAAGTAGGAACGACTGTTGTTACTGCTAAATACAACGGTTATCGCGCTACAGTTAGAGTGACTGTTGACAGAGCGCAGACTCTCGAAGCGACGAAAACAGAGGTTTCTGTTAAAAAAGGTAAAAAGACAAACGTTAGTTTGAAATTTGCGGGCAGCAGTATCCCTGGATCAAAAGCAACTTGGAAAACCGCGGATAAAACTGTAGCAACTGTTGACGATGGTGACATTAAAGGTGTAGGCGAAGGAAGCACAGTTATTACTGCGAGCTACAAAGACCAAGAGGTAGAAATCCACGTTGATGTTGAAGGCGGCGGAAATTCAGACGGTAAACTGGAAGCAGATGTTACCAAACTGAAATTGGAAAAAGGCGATAAAGAAACCATTAAGTTGACATATGACGACGATAAACTTTCTGGTTCAAAAGCAACCTGGAAAACTTCAAAGTCCTCTGTAGCAACCGTAAACGATGATGGTGTCGTTACTGCTAAAAGCAAAGGTACAGCAACGATCACTGCAAAATACAAAGGCTACGAAGTAGAAATTGAGGTTTACGTAGATACAGACAGTTCTGGTAAACTGGAAGCAGATGAAACCAGCATCTCCCTGAAAAAAGGCGACAGAGACACGATTCAGCTAAGATATGATGATGATAAATTGTCTGGATCAAAAGCAACTTGGAAAACATCCAACTCCAGCGTGGCAACAGTTGATGATGGTGTCGTTACGGCAAAAGGCCAAGGAACAGCTACCATTACAGCATCATACAAGGGCGATAAGGTCGAAATTCGTGTAAAGGTCGATTACAACAACTCCGGTAAACTGGAAGTAAACGACAGCTCGATCTCTTTGAAAAAAGGGGAAAGAGAAACATTAACATTGAAATATGATGGTTCCACCATTAGCAACTCGAATGCATCTTGGTCCACATCCAAATCCTCAGTTGCAACAGTAAGCAGCTCTGGTACGATTACAGCAACAGGTAAAGGTAAAGCTACCATTACTGCTCAATACAAAGGCGAAAAAGTAGAAATTGAAGTGACTGTCGATGGCTCCTCCTCAGGAGATCTGGAAGCAGACGAAACGAAAATCACCTTGAAAAAAGGCGAGAAAGAAACTGTAAAACTGAGATATGATGGCGACACCATTAGCAATTCAAAAGCAACCTGGAAAACTTCTAAATCTTCCGTAGCAACTGTTAGCAGCAGTGGTACAATTACAGCAAAAGGTAACGGTACGGCAACGATTACAGCTACGTATAAAGGTGAAAAAGTAGAAATTGAAGTAAAAGTTGGCTCCAAGAGCTCAGGCAAGCTGGAAGCAGATGACACAAGCATTTCCATGAAAAAGGGTGACTCCGAAAAGATTACGCTCACCTATGATGGCGATGACATCAGCAGCACGAAAGCTAAATGGAAGTCCGATAAAACTTCCGTAGCTTCCGTATCCAGCAGCGGTGTGGTAAAAGCTAAAAAGAAAGGTAAGGCCACTATTACAGCTGAATACAAAGGCTATGAAGTGGAAATCGAAGTAACGGTAAAATAA
- the rplS gene encoding 50S ribosomal protein L19 — MNQIIRELEKAQLKQDIPAFRPGDTVRVHVKVIEGQRERIQLFEGVCIRRRGTGISETFTARKISYGVGVERTFPVHTPKIDKIEIVRHGKVRRAKLYYLRDRVGKAARIKEIRR; from the coding sequence ATGAACCAAATTATCCGTGAACTGGAAAAAGCGCAATTGAAACAGGACATTCCTGCGTTCCGACCTGGTGACACTGTTCGTGTACACGTTAAGGTTATCGAGGGTCAGCGTGAGCGTATCCAGCTGTTCGAAGGCGTATGCATTCGCCGTCGCGGTACAGGTATCAGCGAAACATTTACAGCTCGTAAGATTTCTTACGGCGTAGGTGTTGAGCGTACATTCCCAGTACACACGCCTAAGATCGACAAGATCGAAATCGTGCGTCATGGTAAAGTACGTCGTGCGAAACTGTACTATCTGCGCGATCGCGTAGGTAAAGCAGCTCGTATTAAAGAAATTCGTCGATAA
- a CDS encoding YraN family protein has translation MSDRRRLLGQRGEQLAEGYLVNKGFRIVERNVRTKRGEMDLIALDGKCLVFIEVRTRRSQSFGTAGESITWKKKQKLRELALEYLQKSAQPIPSFRFDVIAIYTGASTQGEDFMKPVIEHYESAF, from the coding sequence ATGAGTGATCGCCGTCGTCTTCTTGGTCAAAGAGGAGAACAGCTTGCAGAAGGATATTTAGTGAACAAGGGTTTCCGCATTGTCGAGCGAAATGTTCGAACAAAACGTGGGGAAATGGATTTGATTGCTCTAGACGGAAAATGCTTGGTTTTCATTGAGGTTCGAACGAGGAGAAGCCAATCTTTTGGAACGGCAGGCGAGTCCATTACTTGGAAGAAGAAACAGAAGCTGCGTGAGCTTGCCCTCGAATACTTGCAAAAAAGCGCACAGCCAATCCCGTCCTTTCGTTTTGATGTCATCGCAATTTACACCGGTGCATCAACGCAAGGTGAAGACTTCATGAAGCCTGTCATTGAGCATTATGAGAGTGCTTTCTAG
- a CDS encoding KH domain-containing protein, whose amino-acid sequence MKALVETIAKALVDHPNEVRVNAVDKERTLVFELSVHPDDMGKIIGKQGRIAKALRTVVIAASVETDKRVTVEIV is encoded by the coding sequence ATGAAAGCGCTGGTCGAAACGATCGCTAAAGCTCTCGTCGATCATCCGAATGAGGTTCGTGTTAACGCAGTGGACAAAGAGCGAACTCTCGTCTTTGAATTGTCGGTACACCCTGATGATATGGGGAAGATTATTGGCAAGCAAGGTCGAATCGCGAAAGCCCTGCGCACGGTCGTGATCGCCGCATCCGTGGAAACGGACAAGCGTGTCACGGTTGAAATTGTATGA
- the lepB gene encoding signal peptidase I, translated as MSEEITSSHKKKNELWEWIKALGIALILAFFIRTFLFAPFIVEGESMESTLHNSEKLVVNKAIYFLQDPTPGEIIVFHAEKERDYIKRVIAVEGDTVEVKNDQLLVNGKVVEEPYLAQSKEQAKQQGEPFFTHDFPPVQIPADHIFVMGDNRLNSHDSRAIGPVAVSTVVGRAEFTFWPVAGIRLTR; from the coding sequence ATGAGCGAAGAAATTACCTCCAGTCATAAGAAGAAAAATGAACTATGGGAATGGATAAAGGCACTTGGGATCGCTTTAATCTTGGCGTTTTTCATTCGTACCTTTTTGTTCGCCCCGTTTATTGTAGAAGGCGAATCCATGGAAAGTACATTACATAACAGCGAAAAGTTAGTTGTGAACAAGGCTATTTATTTTTTGCAAGATCCGACACCTGGTGAAATCATCGTGTTCCATGCGGAAAAGGAGCGAGATTACATCAAAAGAGTCATTGCTGTTGAGGGTGATACAGTAGAGGTCAAAAACGACCAGCTGCTGGTCAATGGCAAAGTGGTAGAGGAACCGTATCTTGCACAATCAAAAGAACAAGCGAAGCAGCAGGGAGAGCCGTTCTTTACCCACGATTTTCCCCCGGTCCAAATACCAGCAGACCATATCTTTGTGATGGGCGACAACAGGTTGAACAGTCATGACAGCAGAGCCATCGGTCCTGTTGCCGTCAGTACGGTTGTTGGTAGAGCTGAATTTACATTTTGGCCGGTTGCGGGAATTCGCTTGACAAGATAA
- a CDS encoding putative DNA-binding protein, whose translation MLEKTNQVNLLFDFYAPLLKGKQREYLELYYLDDLSLGEIAEMHEVSRQAVYDHIKRAEKQLFEYDQKLRLAERHENRMDVLNRMNELVNELSESETRDELNTLLHQLSEMD comes from the coding sequence ATGTTAGAAAAGACCAATCAAGTCAATCTCTTGTTTGACTTTTACGCGCCGCTACTCAAGGGCAAGCAGCGAGAATATCTTGAGCTGTATTATCTGGACGATTTATCGCTCGGAGAAATTGCCGAGATGCATGAGGTCAGCCGCCAAGCTGTTTATGATCATATCAAGCGGGCAGAGAAGCAACTGTTTGAATATGATCAGAAGCTTCGCCTCGCTGAACGTCATGAAAACCGCATGGACGTGTTGAATCGCATGAACGAACTTGTAAATGAGCTTTCGGAGAGCGAGACAAGAGACGAGCTGAACACTTTGCTCCACCAACTGTCAGAGATGGATTAG
- a CDS encoding ribonuclease HII, whose product MNLADMSIKEIRVTMEKLDEVPKDFLQLLKEDKRAGVQALAKQTEAAIARQQKLAQMWTDMTVYEKAMFDKGHQYIFGIDEVGRGPLAGPVVACAVCLPKDFYLPGLNDSKKIPVSTREAFCEIIQRDALAVGIGIVDAARIDAINILAATKEAMKLAIQQASIAPDVLLIDAVQLTGMNCEQVPIIGGDAKSVSIAAASIVAKVTRDRLMAQYAEEYPAYGFDKHAGYGTPEHLAAISRFGPTPIHRKTFTGVKEHA is encoded by the coding sequence ATGAATCTAGCGGATATGTCGATAAAAGAAATACGAGTGACGATGGAAAAGTTGGACGAGGTACCCAAAGATTTTTTACAATTGCTGAAAGAAGATAAAAGAGCAGGTGTACAGGCTTTGGCGAAGCAGACGGAGGCAGCGATTGCACGTCAACAAAAGCTCGCACAGATGTGGACTGACATGACCGTCTATGAGAAAGCCATGTTTGATAAGGGACATCAATACATATTCGGGATTGATGAGGTTGGGAGGGGGCCATTGGCTGGTCCAGTTGTTGCATGTGCCGTGTGTCTGCCAAAAGATTTTTACTTGCCTGGCCTGAATGACTCGAAGAAGATACCCGTATCTACTCGGGAGGCTTTTTGCGAAATCATTCAAAGAGATGCACTTGCTGTGGGAATCGGCATTGTCGATGCTGCAAGAATCGATGCGATCAATATACTAGCTGCTACAAAAGAGGCGATGAAGCTGGCGATCCAACAGGCAAGTATCGCTCCAGACGTATTACTGATTGACGCCGTACAGCTAACCGGAATGAATTGCGAGCAGGTTCCGATTATCGGGGGAGATGCCAAAAGCGTTTCAATTGCAGCCGCATCGATTGTAGCGAAGGTCACCCGTGATCGATTGATGGCCCAGTATGCCGAAGAGTATCCAGCCTATGGCTTTGACAAACACGCAGGCTACGGCACCCCAGAGCATCTGGCAGCAATCTCTCGATTTGGACCTACACCGATTCATCGCAAGACTTTTACTGGTGTAAAAGAACACGCCTAA
- a CDS encoding EscU/YscU/HrcU family type III secretion system export apparatus switch protein produces the protein MMPPSPSEQKRKQAVALKYQAGTMEAPKVVAKGKGYVADNILKTAKEHDIPVQEDPSLVEVLGKLDLDQQIPPELYQVVAEILAFVYRIDKGGGTK, from the coding sequence ATGATGCCGCCATCCCCTTCAGAGCAAAAACGCAAACAGGCAGTTGCACTAAAATATCAGGCGGGTACCATGGAAGCGCCAAAGGTCGTGGCAAAAGGAAAAGGATACGTAGCTGACAATATACTGAAGACAGCGAAGGAGCATGATATACCGGTACAGGAGGATCCATCACTTGTAGAGGTTTTGGGCAAGCTGGATTTGGATCAACAAATACCGCCGGAGCTGTATCAAGTTGTGGCAGAAATCCTTGCTTTTGTCTATCGGATCGATAAAGGCGGAGGAACCAAATAA
- a CDS encoding YlqD family protein, giving the protein MLTIFRTVQVKLIITEASRAALIDQYSQRLRLQRKEWEQWQFQSKKLLTEAKKKSADTYALAQEKIAQEERRRKEKIDHLTYTLQQVENLPEGSEIDYQTVQSPVTIQEGDVWDEMMSGTEIMIKDGLVHEIRLQTKNGIKEKGNEHVEPK; this is encoded by the coding sequence GTGCTTACTATATTTCGGACGGTACAGGTTAAACTGATCATTACGGAAGCATCACGGGCTGCTCTCATTGATCAGTATAGCCAACGACTTCGTTTGCAGCGTAAAGAGTGGGAGCAGTGGCAGTTTCAATCGAAAAAGCTATTAACCGAGGCGAAGAAAAAGTCTGCGGATACATATGCGTTGGCGCAGGAAAAAATCGCGCAGGAAGAGCGTCGACGCAAGGAAAAGATAGATCACCTGACATATACCCTCCAGCAGGTAGAAAATCTCCCGGAGGGAAGCGAGATCGATTATCAGACTGTTCAAAGCCCTGTCACGATCCAAGAGGGCGATGTCTGGGATGAAATGATGTCCGGAACGGAAATCATGATAAAAGATGGCCTGGTACATGAAATTCGGCTACAAACGAAAAATGGGATCAAAGAAAAGGGGAATGAACACGTTGAGCCAAAATAG